Genomic segment of Aquarana catesbeiana isolate 2022-GZ linkage group LG09, ASM4218655v1, whole genome shotgun sequence:
tacaacttactaAATACCAGACTGTCTGTTTTCCAAAAAGaacattttgggggtatttgtactgaccttacattttaaggcctcaagaaatgagataggcagtcaaaaaataaggattgatcaattttcaaatatactgtaaataacatAGATTGTAGTCTCTATAACTTTAATTCAGACTAAATAATGTACACctatttgtttttctttgttcATCAAAGTAATGTAGCCtacatttatggaaaaaaaaaaataattgcaaaattaaataacaaaaactAGGAAAATtgtgggttttttcaaaattttcagactttATTTGctatatatagaatttttttttttaaacccagcggtgatttaaaaaaaagatctatctgtctaaaaaaaagatataacattaatttgggtgcagtgttgcatggctgagtaattgtcattcaaggtgtgacagaACTAAAAATTAAAACATTGCCTGGACTGGAAGGGGATGAAACAGTCTGGACTTGAAGTGGCTGAAAGCTAAGTGCATTTCTGTGCTTTCATGGTCTTTAAAGGGATGACACTTGGAGAAATGTGTATGTATTACAGAGATgtaatgcatattttttttgtttttttgtttttttgttttttttatgccttGACATTCACTTCAACATGAAAAATCAACCTGGtgataggtccactttaagctcagttgctattttttctttttactttttggtTATGATGCTGAATAAATTGTCTTTCAATGGATAAACATTACATTTGATTAGATCGTATGCAACAGTTGAGCATTCCAAGTCCTAATCACAAATCAAATTGCTCTTAAGAGACCAAAACAACAGGAGATTGTTAAGGGGATTGTTATCACTGCAggctttatactgtatatatactcacACATCTACCAGGAGCTACATTCTTTGGGAAAATTTCATATACCTGCTCACAGATGATAAGTTATACCTATTATTTCATTTTGAAAAGTCTCCTTGGAAAAACTGTTTCACGCCATATTTTTTCCTAGCTAATATTAAAGGAAAAGGCCTAATTAAGATACAAATTGTCAGTTTTAATATAACACCATCTTGCACAGTATTTATATATGATGTTTGTAATTATATAtgcatgtatttatgtatgtattatttatttgtttatttgaagCTAAGTTGCAGGTACACAATGTTTTGCACTTGAGCGAGTCCCTAAATGGTTTACAGATGTAAATAGTGTTTAGAATAATTGAAATGCATTTTGTGCAATGCCTAGTTTGTTCTCAAAATACACAGAAATACCACTGTCCTATAACTCTATGCTCTAGACCTTGttggataaattttttttttctattagtgcaTCCAAAGGGTATCTACATGCAAAGCAGTCAATATTTACTATTGACCACATTGCAAAGTGAATACAGAGCTGTATGAATGGGTCGAGGTGTAAAAAAAAGTCATAGGGCCATGAAGCAAAAGCCTTAGAGAAGTATAATTTACAAACAATTTCAATGTCTTGTTTAGTCTATTGGCTATAATCTTGGGGGTATACACATGGATGCATTTTAGGTTTGAATGTGAAAGCAAATTTATATGAAGGTTTCTGGTTCTATTGTGCATTTTaaagtattgatttttttttaacctaggtTTAAAATGTTTTCTGTAGGCATTCTGTAGGCAAGAAGGTGGAATACTTGCTGTATTTATATGCAAATGCATATGGTAAAAAGCAAATAAAGTGTATAGACTGATAGTTACACTGATAGTGTTCTTACTGGAAATTGCAACTAAAGTGTAGCAAGCAGGATTTTGTAAGAATagtgatattaaaggggttgtaaaggtattttttttttttttttttaaataacaaacatgttatacttaccttcactgtgcagctcgttctgcacagagtggccccgaacctggtcttctggggtccctcggcggctgtttcagctcctccccgcaagcatttaccaccttaatgcgagctccctcgcatggtggtgagtgcttgcgggcgcgctcccgtgatacagccggcggctatagccgctcgctgtatcactcggccccgccccccggcgcgccgcatcatcggatgtgattgacagcagcgcgagccaatggctgcgctgctttcaatccatccactgcagccaatcagcgaccaggctgagctgcaatgaagatgacgaggacgagcagcgaagattcgaggcgtcaggtaagtaaaatggggggtctgggggcggcggtactgtcaaaagttttttcaccttaatgcatagaatgcattaaggtgaaaaaatttttacctttacaacccctttaaaaacaaaacagaGGCCACCACATGGTTTATGTGCAGGTTTTGTGAAATTAACCTACAGTGCAGAAATGTGTATGATACCTTAGTccctttaggccgatatatattgttCATTCAGTGTCAGGCCCCACCTTTAGCATTCCTTCCTTTAACATTACTGGTGCCAGTAGAGTAAATCCCATGCTAGAGTTTTAGGTCTGTGCAGCATCCTTATTAGAGAAAGACAGGTCCCTCCATAAAGACCCATTTGGTCAGCCATGATGCTTCCCTCTACCCTTCTGATGGGCCTGACTGTTCTTTTGAGCTTCTTTATAGGTTTTGCAGGTTTACAGAGGTTAAATGTCCACCCTAAATAATAGTTAAAATTACTGCCAATCTAATAGACTAACTTACAGAAACTTGGTGAAACCAACTGGAATTATTGAAAACACTGATCAGTCTTTATAACATAAGGCTGAGGGGCAGGACTATAGTTATGATTCCATGATCTTATCCTACTCTGACAGAGAGCCTGAAAACAGGGCCCATGGTATGGCATGAGATCCTCTACAACATAATGTTATGTGAGTCACAATCAAATTGGCTTGCCTGATGATAGGCAAAAAATACATTTGGTCTTAGTTTTTTAAATGTAAACTCTTTTTAATGCAAGCAGCGCATAAGTACGTGAATTTGACCTGGCATCAGCCTTAGACCTGGTATTGCAGTAATATGTAAATCTTAATACTTGATGAACAGAAACACAAATCCTTTTCCCGATATGACAGCTCTCTCATACAGTATATCTTTTGTTTATGCATTTAGTTATTTgcatggagctcagctttaaagttACACCAACCCTGTACAGGTGTTGTATCACCTTTTGATTTATTTTTGTCTTTCTACTTTCAGATTCTGAACTTTTGTCAGAAAAATGTACGTAAATCACACATTCATAGACTATTTCATCATGAAAGGGATATCAGATGACCCGCTCCTTCAGCTTCTCATCTTCCTTGTGGTCCTCATCATTTATCTAATCACCTTGTCTGGTAACCTAACCATTCTTATTGCTTGCCGAGACCCCCAACTTCATACAGCCATGTATTTCTTCCTGGGAAACTTGTCTCTAGTAGACATCTCTTGTACTACCGTGTCTCAGCACAAGATCTTCATCCATTTTATCACTGGTCACAAGATGGTCTCCTTTTTTGCCTGCATGGCACAGATGTATATGTTTGGCTCATTACAGATTCTTGAGCTGGTTATACTGACAGCCATGAGTTATGATCGATATGTGGCCATCTGTAAACCTTTGCATTATCACATTATTATGAATCCAAGAACATGTGTTTTGTTGGCTGCTTTCTGCTGGTTGTTTGCGTTTATGGAAGTCCTTCCGCCATTTAGGGTAGTATACAGCTTTTCTTGTTATATAACTAATGAAATCAACCACTTCTTTTGTGATATTGTCCCTCTGACCCAGATTACTTGTGATGACACTAGACTTGTAGAAACCCTATTTCTCATAGAAGTCTTGGGTCCTATGATGTTCATTCCATTTCTCCTCACATTTGCTTCTTATGTTTTTATAATAGCTTCCATATTGAAGATCCGCTCTAGTTCTGGTCGACTTAAGGCCTTCTACACATGTTCCTCCCACCTCACAGTTGTCATACTGTTGTACACTATGCTATTCAGTCAATATCTGTCACCAAGCCTAGGTACAAATTTGGATGCCAAGAAAGTTTTTGCTCTATTTAACACGGCTGCTGTCCCAATGCTTAATC
This window contains:
- the LOC141108947 gene encoding olfactory receptor 5AR1-like → MYVNHTFIDYFIMKGISDDPLLQLLIFLVVLIIYLITLSGNLTILIACRDPQLHTAMYFFLGNLSLVDISCTTVSQHKIFIHFITGHKMVSFFACMAQMYMFGSLQILELVILTAMSYDRYVAICKPLHYHIIMNPRTCVLLAAFCWLFAFMEVLPPFRVVYSFSCYITNEINHFFCDIVPLTQITCDDTRLVETLFLIEVLGPMMFIPFLLTFASYVFIIASILKIRSSSGRLKAFYTCSSHLTVVILLYTMLFSQYLSPSLGTNLDAKKVFALFNTAAVPMLNPLIYSLKNKDVNAALMRSKRQKKRDH